The genomic segment CTGTTCCAAAAGCGGGAACTTTACCGCAATGGGGAAATATGCGCTGTAAGAGTTGAGGATAACGATGTAACGTTAAAATATCTTGATAAGTTGGAAGAGTCGGTCTACGCACTGCGACCACACAATCCTACCTACCCAACCCTAAAAGTAATGGCAGATACGCTCCATATTGAGGGAGTTTATATGGGTCTCCTGCGCGGCGACGCCTTCCAACTGATAGCCCAGGAAATTAATTAGAAGGCTTTTACTTAACTAATTCAAGCACTATCTTGAAAGACCTCTGGCAACCAACTACCGTGAGCCTCGATAAGATCATCAACAAGGTCATGAATCTGGTTGATATCAAGCTCCGCTGCGGTATGGGGATCAAACATTGCTGCATGGTATATGTGCTCTCGACTTCCAGTTAGCATAGCTTCCACTACCAGTGACTGCACGTTAATGTTGGTCTGCATTAAAGCAGCAAGTTGAGGAGGTAATGACCCAACAGCCTTGGGATGGAGGCCTCTGCCGTCTACCTGACAGGGTACTTCTACGCAACAGCCTCGAGGCAAATTGTCAATTAATCCGTCATTATCAACATTGCCGTAGATTAAGCTTGGTGTTCCCGTTTCAATACTGTGGATTATAGTGGATCCGTACTCAAGGCTTCGCTTTACCAATCCGAGATTCTTAAACTCCTCGACAACCTTGGCCAACTCTTCTTTGGGAACACCCGCATCCAGCATAGCCACTTCAAAAGCCGGAACAAGGTCTGCGCTGGGGTCTTCAAGCTTCTGCTTCATAAATCGCCAACCAGTAAGTTGCACCTCACAGCGCCGAAGATATTCGTCAAGCGGAATGTTAAATTCCTCTATCAGGTCTGGGCGATCGCGTTTAATAAACCAGGGTACATACTCAGCAAAATGTTCGCTTGATTCAGTAACAAAATACCCTAGTCGGCGGAACATTTCGTATCTAACTTTGTTGTCTTCAGGTATACGGTCCTCGTCGATCACTCGAGAAATTTCCGGATAAAGATTTGCACCATTTCGTTCGAAACTAAGATAAAAAGCAATATGGTTAATCCCAGCACAAACATAATCTATTTCCTCTATGGGAACACCAATGTTGCGTGCAAGCCGTGCAGCTGTTCCCTGGACACTGTGGCACAAGCCTACAGTGTTTATGGCGGTTGCTCTATTCAAGGCCCAACAATTCATAGCCATCGGATTGACATAATTTAGATGCACCACTTCTGGACAAAGCCGCTCCATCTCGCTAGCCATATCTAGAAAAACGGGAATGGTCCTTAAGGCGCGCATTATCCCGCCAATCCCGAGAGTGTCGCCAATCGTTTGACGCAAACCGTAACGCTTAGGTATTTCGAAATCAGTCACCGTACCAGGCTTATAACCTGCAACCTGGAACATGCTGATGACATAATCAGCGCTGTCTAAAGCCTGAACGCGATCTGTAGTGACCTCAATCGTAGGACTAACGTTAAGAGCTTCAGCAGTCCGATGGGCAACAATCTCAGAAGTGCGAAGGCGATCCTCATCGATATCAAAAAGAGTCAGGTTCGACTCGGCTAACTCTGGGTAACTAAGGATGTCACCCATTAAATTCTTAGCGAAGATAGTGCTACCGGCTCCTACAAAAGTAATCTTTGGCTTTGTAATGATGATCTCTCCAATATATATAGTGCGGCAACAACCTAAATTACTACCATCAGAATGTTACACGTAACTTCATGCCTGCCCGGAGACTACCCTTTGTATATTCTCACCCCTGTCTGCTGAGCCCGCGTTTTCGGTAGCGGCCTCCTTGTCCCTAGCAAGTTCTGCAACTGTACGCGTTTGAAGTCGAGCCGCCCCTTCAGTTTCATGAAGGTATACCCGAGTACCATTACGTTCATGCTGCGCGAGGCGAGCCCTGGCTGCTTGGATTTCCGAAATTGAGTAGTTCGGTAACCACTGTTCCTGCGCTGTCAGCATTTCATCCGTAAGTTGCCAAACTTCCTCGGGAGAACAAACCGCACCAACTAATGGATCGTGCAACATTGCTTGCTTCAATAACGTAACGTCGCCGTGAACAGCTGCTTCAGTAGCCATCTTTTGCACCTGTACACTTGCTGAACAAGTTGCCGCACAAGCCAAGGGTAGGTCACCAACCACGGGCATATTGATCCCATTGCGATCTACGTAACCAGGAATCTCCACAATGCAGCCGTCGGGCAAATTGGTTATGTGTCCCTGATTAGGAACGTTGAAGTGCCCTCGATAGACGCGACCCGTCTCGAGCGCCTCAATAATGAAAGAACCGTGCTCGTGACTACGATTTTCCTGACTAATAACGGGAGGCTCCTGCTGAAGCCAGTTAGGAAAATCCGTCTCGAACCAATTACGACCTTCCGTACAGATCCGGAGGTAACCGCCAGTTTCTCCGTGAATCCAATGCGACAAGTCTATCCAGTCGCCTATTTCATCTACCCGCTTTCGGTACCACGGAAGGTACTCACTAAGATGACCATTTGACTCGGTGGAGTAATACCCAAAACGCCGAAGCACGTCGATGCGTACCTTCTCTTGATTTTTATACACGGGGTGCGCCTCAAATAACTCGAGAAGCCGGGGCAACATATCCATACCCCGCCATTGGACCTTTACATACCAGGTTTGATGGTTAATACCGGCCGCCACAATATCAACATCAGCAGGAGTTACCTCTTCTTCAGCTGTGATAAGACCTTCACCACGAGCCCAATGTTCTATCACGTTAGTTATCTGTTTGTGGCCACCCTGAACACCGTGACAAAGCCCAATGGTACGTACACCTCCGTAAAGATTGCAGGCCCAGGTATTCATTGCCATTGGATTTGAATAGTTCAGAAATAGAGCATCTGGGCTTGATACCTCTCGGATATCCGAACATATATCGAGGAGAGCAGGAATGGTTCGTTGACCATACATGATCCCACCAGCACAGATAGTGTCCCCAACGCACTGATCAACTCCATACTTTAGTGGAATATCTATATCGAGTTGGAAAGCATCAAGGCCGCCCTGCCTAATCATGCTCACCACATAGTCAGCGTCCTCGAGGGCCTCAAGGCGATCAGTAGTAGTCTGAATCCTAGCCGATAAACTATTTTTCTCTATGTCACGACGAGAAAGTTGGGCTACCATTTCCAAATTATGCTCACTAAGATCCATATAAGCGAAGGTGGTATCCCGCAGTTCGGGAACCGCTAGAATATCTTGGGTTAAGCGTCGTGTAAACCCTACAGATCCTGCCCCAATCATAGCTACCTTTATTGACATAATCGC from the Trueperaceae bacterium genome contains:
- a CDS encoding alpha-glucosidase/alpha-galactosidase (catalyses the hydrolysis of terminal non-reducing alpha-D-galactose residues in alpha-D-galactosides) — encoded protein: MTKPKITFVGAGSTIFAKNLMGDILSYPELAESNLTLFDIDEDRLRTSEIVAHRTAEALNVSPTIEVTTDRVQALDSADYVISMFQVAGYKPGTVTDFEIPKRYGLRQTIGDTLGIGGIMRALRTIPVFLDMASEMERLCPEVVHLNYVNPMAMNCWALNRATAINTVGLCHSVQGTAARLARNIGVPIEEIDYVCAGINHIAFYLSFERNGANLYPEISRVIDEDRIPEDNKVRYEMFRRLGYFVTESSEHFAEYVPWFIKRDRPDLIEEFNIPLDEYLRRCEVQLTGWRFMKQKLEDPSADLVPAFEVAMLDAGVPKEELAKVVEEFKNLGLVKRSLEYGSTIIHSIETGTPSLIYGNVDNDGLIDNLPRGCCVEVPCQVDGRGLHPKAVGSLPPQLAALMQTNINVQSLVVEAMLTGSREHIYHAAMFDPHTAAELDINQIHDLVDDLIEAHGSWLPEVFQDSA
- a CDS encoding alpha-glucosidase/alpha-galactosidase, which codes for MSIKVAMIGAGSVGFTRRLTQDILAVPELRDTTFAYMDLSEHNLEMVAQLSRRDIEKNSLSARIQTTTDRLEALEDADYVVSMIRQGGLDAFQLDIDIPLKYGVDQCVGDTICAGGIMYGQRTIPALLDICSDIREVSSPDALFLNYSNPMAMNTWACNLYGGVRTIGLCHGVQGGHKQITNVIEHWARGEGLITAEEEVTPADVDIVAAGINHQTWYVKVQWRGMDMLPRLLELFEAHPVYKNQEKVRIDVLRRFGYYSTESNGHLSEYLPWYRKRVDEIGDWIDLSHWIHGETGGYLRICTEGRNWFETDFPNWLQQEPPVISQENRSHEHGSFIIEALETGRVYRGHFNVPNQGHITNLPDGCIVEIPGYVDRNGINMPVVGDLPLACAATCSASVQVQKMATEAAVHGDVTLLKQAMLHDPLVGAVCSPEEVWQLTDEMLTAQEQWLPNYSISEIQAARARLAQHERNGTRVYLHETEGAARLQTRTVAELARDKEAATENAGSADRGENIQRVVSGQA